A region of Streptomyces sp. R44 DNA encodes the following proteins:
- a CDS encoding ROK family protein, with the protein MTARPANRHQARLLRLLRDGGPNSRAQLGDQIDLSRSKLAVEVDRLLETGLVVADGLAASRGGRRSHNIRLAPELRFLGIDIGATSIDVAVTNAELEVLGHLNHPMDVREGPVAVFEQALSMAAKLRSTGIAEGFDGAGIGVPGPVRFPEGVPVAPPIMPGWDGFPVREALSQELGCPVMVDNDVNLMAMGEQHAGVARSVGDFLCVKIGTGIGCGIVVGGEVYRGTTGSAGDIGHIQVEPEGRPCACGNNGCLEAHFSGAALARDAEDAARAGRSEELAARLAAAGHLTGADVAAAAAAGDATSLALIREGGNRVGQVIAGLVSFFNPGLVVIGGGVTGLGHNLLASVRTQVYRQSLPLATGNLPIVLGELGQTAGVTGAARLISDHLFSPA; encoded by the coding sequence CAACTCCCGCGCGCAGCTGGGAGACCAGATCGACCTCTCGCGCTCCAAGCTCGCCGTCGAGGTCGACCGGCTCCTGGAGACCGGCCTCGTCGTCGCCGACGGCCTCGCCGCCTCCCGCGGCGGCCGCCGCTCGCACAACATCCGCCTCGCGCCCGAACTCCGCTTCCTCGGCATCGACATCGGCGCCACGTCCATCGACGTGGCCGTCACCAACGCCGAGCTGGAGGTGCTCGGGCACCTCAACCACCCCATGGACGTCCGCGAGGGCCCCGTCGCCGTCTTCGAACAGGCCTTGTCGATGGCGGCGAAGCTCCGCTCCACGGGCATCGCGGAAGGATTCGACGGCGCCGGCATCGGCGTCCCCGGACCCGTCCGCTTCCCCGAGGGCGTCCCCGTCGCACCCCCGATCATGCCCGGCTGGGACGGCTTCCCCGTACGGGAGGCCCTCAGCCAGGAACTCGGCTGCCCCGTCATGGTCGACAACGACGTGAACCTCATGGCCATGGGGGAGCAGCACGCCGGCGTCGCCCGCTCCGTCGGCGACTTCCTCTGCGTCAAGATCGGCACCGGCATCGGCTGCGGCATCGTCGTCGGCGGCGAGGTCTACCGCGGTACGACGGGCAGCGCCGGCGACATCGGACACATCCAGGTCGAACCCGAGGGCCGCCCCTGCGCCTGCGGCAACAACGGCTGCCTGGAAGCCCACTTCAGCGGCGCCGCCCTGGCCCGCGACGCCGAGGATGCGGCGCGCGCCGGCCGCTCGGAGGAGCTCGCCGCCCGCCTCGCGGCGGCCGGACACCTCACCGGCGCCGACGTCGCCGCGGCCGCCGCCGCGGGCGACGCCACCTCACTCGCCCTCATCCGCGAGGGCGGCAACCGGGTCGGGCAGGTCATCGCCGGACTCGTCAGCTTCTTCAACCCCGGTCTGGTGGTGATCGGCGGCGGCGTCACCGGCCTCGGTCACAACCTCCTCGCCAGTGTCCGCACCCAGGTCTACCGGCAGTCCCTGCCCCTGGCCACCGGCAACCTCCCCATCGTCCTGGGCGAGCTCGGCCAGACCGCCGGCGTCACCGGCGCGGCCCGCCTCATCAGCGACCACCTCTTCTCCCCGGCGTAA